AGAGCACCGCCGCTCCCGGGCTGTGCCGCGCCAGCCGCGCGAACATCTCGTTCAGCGCGTCCGCTTTGAGGTACATGAGAACGCCGCAGGCGTAAAACAGATCGACGCGCGGCGGCAGGAGCTCGACAAACTCGGGCTGCAGCACGTCGGCGGCGATGAAATGGTGCGCCGCGTCCTCGGCGTAGACCGACCGGCGGGCCGCGATCCCGTCCGGCAGGTCGTAGTCGTACCACCGCGCGGCCAGATCGCCGAGGCGGAACGGGCGGCTGTCCAGCCCCGCGCCGAGATTGGCGACCACGCCCTGCGGCTTCTCCTTCAAAATTTTCGCGACGGCGGCGTCGAAGGCCAGCTCGCGTACCAAAACGCCCGCGTTGATGCGCCCCGTTTCCACACTTTTGATCTGCTCGGGCGTCAGGTTCCCGACGATCTCCTCCGCCCACGGGTCGTAAAAGTCTTCGTCCGGGTTCTGCGACGCCCGCGCCCGGGCGACGACGGTGATCAGCGCCGTGCCTTCCAGCTCTCGAAGTTTCAGTTCCATCGTGTTCCCTCCTTGCGCGCAATTGAGTTAGTCTATTATAACTTGCTCCGCTCCCCTTGAAAAGGCGCGCCCGCGGGCGATTCCATGAGGAACGTTCATCGGCTGTAATGGAACGCGGCGACGGTCGGGGTTCCCTGTTTTGCGAAGCCGGCGCCGCAGTAATACTAATTCTTAATTAAAAGGCCGAACGCAAGGGGCTGCGGGGGAGTTCAGTCGCTCGGAAAACTATGTTAATACTTTCTATCAAGAATTAGGGCTTGTTTAAAAAACGTCAAAGTTGCCTAAATCGATCCAATCGCTTAAACTTTTCTCATGGAAGAGAGAAGATATGAACTGACCTCCAGCGAGTGGAATCGAATCAAGAGAATGCTGCCGCCCGAACACCCGAAATCAGGTCAACGTGGACGCCCGGCAAAATACGATAACCGCAGGATCATCAATGGGATTCTGTGGCTTGCCAGAAGTGGAGCGCCATGGAGAGATCTTCCGGAGCGTTACGGCAAATGGCAGGCAGTTTACGCACGTTTCAGGCTGTGGAAACAGCGGGGAATATTCGAGGCGATCTTTGCCGCCCTAAGCGCTGATGCCGACATGGAAAATCTCTCTATCGACTCCACGTCCTGCAAAGTACATCAAAGTGCCAACGGGAGAGGGAAAACCCCGGAAGGGGGAAAAAAGGGGCTCAAGCGATTGGCATGTCCAGAGGCGGCAAGAATACGAAAATTCATGCGATAGTAGATGGTTTAGGCAATCCGCTGGCGCTCCTGCTCAGTCCCGGCAATGACCACGATTCCCGCCATGCTGTGTCCTTGCTCGGGCAAGCGGAAATCAGAGGGAGCAACGTCATCGGCGATAAGGCTTACGGTTCGCAAGCCATCAGAGAGTACATTACTTCTCGGGAGGGAAGTTACACTATCCCGCCGAAGAGCGATAATCCCGAACCGTGGTTTATAGATGAGCATGTTTACAAGGAACGACACTTGGTTGAATGTTTCTTTCAGAAAATCAAATGGTTCCGTAGAATTTTCACCCGCTATGACAAACTTGACGCTTCGTTTTTCGCTTTTGTTCTTGTCGCTGCCAGTGTTATTTTATTGAAATAATACAAGCTGAAATGTTTTTTAAACAAGCCCTAGTATAAAACCGGCTCCCGCACCAAAACGCGCGCGAAAAATCGCCCGGCCAGTGGATTTGGCCGGGCGATCCTTTGTGCGCGGATACGTTTGTTATTTGGCGGGACGGGTGACGGGGCCGTAGCCGATGAAGTCGTTCCACTCCTGCGGATAGGGCGTGGTCTTGAAGTTGACGTAGCCGAGGGCGTATTTACCCAGCAGCACGTCGCCGAGGGTCTGCCAGCGCTGGTTGAAATCGACGGCGTTGGCGTAGGCGAAGTCGGTGATCAGGGAGACGGCTTCGTCGCGCTTGCCGGCCTTGATCAGCTCGGCGGCCTTGTCCTGGACCATGGGCGTCAGCACGTAGAGCGGCTGAAGTTTCTCGTCGCGGGCGGCGTGGATGTCCTTGCGGGCGTCCTGATAGTGCAGGCCGGCGATCTCCTGGACGCGGGTGTTGACCCACCAGCCGGACTTGCTGTCGTAGGGGTGGAAGCGGTCGCCGATGTTGTAGAAATCGGGCAGCTTTCTCATGATGGGCCACAGCGGCGTGATGTAGGTGGTGTCGGAAGCGCCGTAGCCGAACCAGCTGATGCCGCGGATCTCTTCGGGCAGGTCGCCGCGGACCTGGGCGATGTGCACGTAGCAGGTGCGCATCATGTTGATGGAGCGCTCCCACGTCGAACCGGGCTTGGTCTTGCTGCTGTTGGCGAAGCGGATCGGATTGCCCCAGGGGCCGGCGGCGGGACCCTTGCTGAGGTCGTAGGGCGTGCCTCCGTACCAGTCGCCGGTGATCGTGAAGATGTCCTGAACGCTGACCTTCTTGTCGGGAACGATGGACATGGGCAGCTCCATGGCGTTGGGATCGAACGTCTTGCTGGGGGCGATCAGCGACAGCACGCGCCACTCGCGGCGCATGGCGTACAGCTCGGTGCTGGGGCAGTACACGTCGGCAGGGCTGAAGTTCTTGCGGTCGACCTTTTTGGCGTCGACGAAGCCGTTCTTGACGGCGAAGTCGACGATGTCGGGGCAGGCCATGACGTTTTCCTTGTCGTCCAGATTCAGATTGCGCAGACGGGCGCGGTTGGCGGCCACGAAGATGTGGTCGTCGGGCATGCGCCAGGCGGCCCAGATGCCGTTGCCGTAGACTTCGAAGATCCAAACCTCGTTGCCGTCGGTGATCGGCATGGTCTCGCTGAGATCGTAGAAGCCGTGCTTCTCGACCATCTCGCCCATGACCTTGACGGCCTCGCGGGCGGTGGAAGCGCGCTCGAGGGCGATGTCCTGAAGGCTCCAGGCGTCCAGAGAGCCGACGGCGTCCTTCTCCATGATCTGCTTGACTTTGAGCGCGCGTTCGTCGGTGTCGTCCACGCCGTTGGTGGCTTCGCTCATGGCGACGCCCTTCTCGTTCATGAAGGAATAGCGGGAAGAGAAATAACGGTAGGTGTGCTTGACCTGGGGCGTCTCGTCGAGCTTCTGCTGTTCGCCCGGGTAACCGTGCTGGTCCTTGACGATCGCGCGCATGGATCCTTCGGGCCAGTCGGCCTCGGGCACGATGTACAGGCGCGAATTGGCCGTGCGCGAGTCGTCGTTGTGCGTGATCATGGCGCTGCCGTCGACGCTGGCCTTCTTGCCGACGGCGATGACGGTGCAGGCGAACGACGCCTGGGCGGTCAGCGACAGGGCGAGCAGTGCGCCGACGAGAACTTTGCGGTTCAGTTTCATAAATGAATCCCTCCTGAAAAATCATTTTCTCTCCGGCAGCCGGAGAGGGCGGTGCAAGGGCAGCCGAAAGCCGCCCGAAAAACCAGTCGCGTCAGTCGAGGAACACTTTCTTGGGATCGGCCGTGGCCGGATCGTGCAGGAACGCGCCCAGCCCCTTTTCCTTCAGGTCGGGATGGCGCGGGAACTCCACCAGCAGCTCTTTTTCGGGCTCGTCGATCAGGAAGTCGTTCATCTGGTTGATCATCTCGAGCGCGCCCGAAAGGTGACGGCCGACGCGGTCCCACATCGGGCAGCCGTCCTTGATGTCGTAGTCGCAGTAAAGCAGGCCGTGATCGGCCGCCGTCTGCAAAAATTCGTCCTTGCCGTCCATCATCAGCTTCTCGGTGATCTTGCCGGCGACGCGGTCGATGAACGGTTCCGGCGTCTCCATCAGCACCACGTAGGAGTCGCAGAAGTCGCCCGCGTCGCGGTGGCTCAGACCGCGCAGGCTCTTGGGCGAAGCTTCGCACTTCATCGGGAACTCGGAAGCCGTCAGCACCATCGAAGCCATCATGGCCATGTCCAGCGAACGGTCGTGGGCCACGTAGGTGGCGACCACGGGGTACATCAGCGACGCTTCGTGGGAATCGACGAACAGCGTGATGTTCTCCTTGCGGTTCACTTCCATGATCGCCCAGGTCAGCTGCTCGGTCAGGTTGCCGTCGGGGCGGCCGGGATAGGTGCGGTTGAGGTTGCGCGAGTCGGTGTAGTCGAGGTTCTGTCCCGAAGGATAGTGCACGTAGGTGAACGGGTCGGGCCACTGATCGACGGGCGCCGTGTTGCGGTCGCCGATGCGGTAGCGGCGCAGGCCGTGATCGGTCTCCACGTGGAAGAACTTGGGATAGGCGTTGCCCAGCATGCCCACGGTGGAGGCGCTGTAATTGGCATGCGGCGCGATCAGCACGCGGCCTTTTTTGACCTTGATGTTTTCCATCATCACGTAGGCCGACATCGACGTGGCCGGCTCGTAAGGGTGCGTGCCGCCGAGGTAGAACATGCTACCGCCGGGCACGCCCGAGTCGAACACGTAGACGGGGGTGTCCACGCCCGTGCCCTTGATCGGCGGGAACCAGTCGGAGAGCATCTTCTTCTCCGTGAACGAATCGGAAACGACCACCTGTTCCTTGTAGTTGCGAAGCTCCAAAAATTCTTTGCCGCCCAGCCAGGCCATGACGCCCGCGACGGCGAGGAACGCCAGCTTGCGCGCGACGGCGCCTTTTTCGTAGTTGAAAGCCATTGTGTCCGTCCTCCTACTTGATGCGCAGCGCGCGCAGGATGAAGGGGATCAGCGTGTACGCGTAGACGATGTCGTAAACGATCGAGCGGCGCGTTTTCCTGAAAAACAGCCCCCTCAGCAGGACGAGGCCGCAGATTCCGGCCATGCCGAAGTAGATGTAGTGGATGATCTCATTGGCGTTGCGCATGAATTCGTCCATGTTCAACCATCCTCCCTAGTAAACGATGAGCCAGCTCAGCTTGTTGGCGTAGATCAGCATGAGCACGGCGACGACGGCCATGAAGATGCAGGGGACGAGAATGGCCCCAAGGAACGACATGTAGCTGCCCTTGTAGCCCGAAACGTCGACCGCGACGCGGCCGGAGATGCGCGAGGGCGGCAGGCAGTCGCCCAGCGGGTAGAGCAGGCTCAGCGCCGTGGCGATGATCGTCACGTTGACGCCGACCGAGTTGAACAAAAAGATCAACGGCGTGCCGAGGATGATGCCGCTGCTGTAACTGAGCGAGCCCTGCGCGAGGGGCAGCACGAACGGCGCGAAGACGTAGATCAGCACCACCGGCAGCGTCACGAACGTGATCGCGATCAGGCCGCGCACGCCCGTGGCGGTCATGATGTTGACCAGCACGCCGACGCTGATGACCGTCGCCAGCAGCGGGAACACCTGCTCCGACGTGTTGGCGAGCACCTCGTACCAGCGCTTGAAGCCGCTCCTTTTGGGCGAGACCAGCACGGCCACCAGCGTGCTGATCAGGAAGATCAGCGGGATGCCCAGCGTCGGGATGCTGAAAGCCGCGTACTTGGAAAGCAGCAGCAGCACGATGAAGACAGCCAGCGGCGCGAGGATGCGGAACCAGTTCATGCCCGCCGGCGCTTCGGGCAGCTCGGCCAAAATCTGTTCCTTGGATTCGGGCTTGCCGCCGCGCAGCAGATAGAACACTGTGAAAACCGTGATGAGGACGATCGGCGCCAGCAGCGGCACGTCGAAACCGACGTAGGGCATGTTGGCCTGGGCGCACATCAGCATCACCCACAGGTTGATGGGCGGCGCCACGGCGGCCAGCATCGAAGTGACGTAGATGAAGGCGACGATCTTCCTGTCGCCGATGCCCATGAAGCGCAGCACCGTCGCGACCATGCCGCCGACCACGAACATGGAGACGCTGCCCGCGCCGGTCAGCGCGCCGGGGATCAGCATGATCACCGCCAGCAGAAAGAAGAGCACCCATTTGGAGCCGTAGAAGCGCTCCACCATCTTGCGCACGAGCGCGTCCATGGCGCCCGTCTCGGAGTAGAAATTGATGAAGATCGAGGCGGTCAGGAACGTGAAGGCCACGTCGAAATACGTGAACGTTCCCTCCACGAAAAGGCGGACGGGGAACCCCAGACCGCCGGCCAGCGCTCCGGCGATGGCCGTGACGACCATGGAAAGCTCGGGCGATTTCAGCTTCCAGCTGGCCAGGGCGAAGACGATCACCATGACCGCCAGAACCATAGAAGTTTCGGCGTACATTACGAACCTCCTGTCACAATAAAGAGCGCTCGATCGGCGACGCGGGGGAAACGAAAACTTCTCTCTCACAGGCCGGGATCCAGCGCTCAGCTTCTGGTGCCGCGAAATTCTACTTGGCGTACATCATCTTGACGAATTCGCCCAGATCCATGGCGCTGTCAAGATAGGTGATGGGGATGTTCTTTTCCTTGGCGAGGTTCGTGAACTTGCCGTCGGCGTCGCCTTCCTTGTTGACCACGATCTGGTCGGCCAGAGGGATGATGGCGTCGATGGAACGCTCGTCGGCGCTGCCGGGCTTGCCGCGGCGAGCCTTGCCTTCGATGTGGGCGGCGATGACCTGGATGCCCAGCTCCTTGGCCTTGGCCATCATCGCGTCCAGACGGACGATCTCCTGATCGATGGTGATGCCGGAAGCGCCCAGCCCCTTGGCGGACGAGCCGATCACCACGACCATGGTCTTGAAGCCGCCGGCGACCAGGTCTTCGGGCTTGGGTTCGGCGTTGTAGGTCAGGTCTTCCACGGCCTTGGCGCGGCGGATCAGCAGACGGCCCATCTTGCCTCCGGGGCCCTGCCCGGCGTTGGTCACCAGCAGCGGCAGATCGCCCTTGGGCGCTTCGGCGCCGGTCACGGCGGCGAACGAGCCCGCCGCCAGCGCAAGGCACAGCAGCATGGTCACAAGCAGCGACAACGAAATCTTCTTCATGAAAAAAGCCTCCTCACAAAAAATTGCGGTCAAACTTTTTCCCGACGCCGTTTCACCGGGAAATTGCCGCAGCCTACACTACAGCATACTGAACTTTTATAAAGCGAAAATGCTTTTTCATCAAGAAGAAAATCAATGTAATATTGTATACTCGCAACGGCGTCGCGCGTCTTTTGAGCGTTGTCGGGAACGCAAATCGAACAAAAACGTACAAAATTTTGTCGGCGTCGGGCGGAAGCTTTTGTAAATCATGGGAGTGAAATTGACGAGGCTTTGAGTTCATGAAATTTTTCGAGTTTTGTTCGCGCGCGAAACGAACGGCAAACTATAAAAAATATCCGAGCTTCTTCCGCTGCGGAAGAAGCTCGGATATTTTTTGCCGCCGTTTAAAGTTCTTGGCCGGTAAGAAGCTTATAGGCCTCTTTGTACTTGCCGATCGTCTTTTCGACGACGTCGGGCGGCAGCGTGCCGTCGTTGCCGGGATGAGCCTTATACCAGTCGCGGGCGAACTGCTTGTCGAACGACGGCTGCCCGTGCCCCGGCTCGTAGCCTTCCAGCGGCCAGAAACGGCTGCTGTCGGGCGTGAGCATTTCGTCGCCGAGCACGACGCGGCCGTTCTCGTCGACGCCGAACTCGAATTTGGTGTCGGCGATGATGATGCCGCGCGACAGCGCGTAGGCGGCGCACTTCTCGTAAAGGGCGACCGTGTTGTCGCGGATCGTGCGCGCGTACTCTTCGCCGCGGCCGGGGAAGGTCTTTTCGAGCAGCGCCGCGCTCCGCGCGAAGTCGATGTTCTCGTCGTGATCGCCGATCTCGGCCTTGGTGCTGGGCGTGAAGACCGGCTCGGGCAGCTTCTGGCACTCTTTCAGCCCCGCGGGCAGCCGGACGCCGCAGACGGCCCCGTCCTTTTGGTAACTGGCCCAGCCGCTGCCGGTGATGTAACCGCGCACGATGCACTCCACGGGGATCATCTTCAGTTTTTTGCACAGCATGGCGCGGCCCTGGAAGCGGGGCGCGCGGAAGAACTCCGGCATCGCCGCGTTGTCGGTGCTGATCATGTGGTTGGCGACGATGTCCCGCGTGAAGTCGAACCAGAACCGGCTCATCTGCGTGAGCACGGCGCCCTTGCCGCGCACCTCGTTCCTGAGGATGATGTCGAAGACGCTGATGCGGTCGGTGGCGACCATGACGAGATTTTCGCCGAGGTCGTAGATCTCGCGGACTTTCCCTTCTTTTACGGGCACGAACTGCTGCATCGTTTGTATCACTCCTGATTTTTAAGGATGAAAAATCTTAATTTCAGCGTTCAGTAT
This sequence is a window from Pyramidobacter sp. YE332. Protein-coding genes within it:
- a CDS encoding phosphoribosylaminoimidazolesuccinocarboxamide synthase is translated as MQQFVPVKEGKVREIYDLGENLVMVATDRISVFDIILRNEVRGKGAVLTQMSRFWFDFTRDIVANHMISTDNAAMPEFFRAPRFQGRAMLCKKLKMIPVECIVRGYITGSGWASYQKDGAVCGVRLPAGLKECQKLPEPVFTPSTKAEIGDHDENIDFARSAALLEKTFPGRGEEYARTIRDNTVALYEKCAAYALSRGIIIADTKFEFGVDENGRVVLGDEMLTPDSSRFWPLEGYEPGHGQPSFDKQFARDWYKAHPGNDGTLPPDVVEKTIGKYKEAYKLLTGQEL
- a CDS encoding IS5 family transposase (programmed frameshift), with amino-acid sequence MEERRYELTSSEWNRIKRMLPPEHPKSGQRGRPAKYDNRRIINGILWLARSGAPWRDLPERYGKWQAVYARFRLWKQRGIFEAIFAALSADADMENLSIDSTSCKVHQSANGRGKTPEGGKKGQAIGMSRGGKNTKIHAIVDGLGNPLALLLSPGNDHDSRHAVSLLGQAEIRGSNVIGDKAYGSQAIREYITSREGSYTIPPKSDNPEPWFIDEHVYKERHLVECFFQKIKWFRRIFTRYDKLDASFFAFVLVAASVILLK
- a CDS encoding citrate transporter, translated to MYAETSMVLAVMVIVFALASWKLKSPELSMVVTAIAGALAGGLGFPVRLFVEGTFTYFDVAFTFLTASIFINFYSETGAMDALVRKMVERFYGSKWVLFFLLAVIMLIPGALTGAGSVSMFVVGGMVATVLRFMGIGDRKIVAFIYVTSMLAAVAPPINLWVMLMCAQANMPYVGFDVPLLAPIVLITVFTVFYLLRGGKPESKEQILAELPEAPAGMNWFRILAPLAVFIVLLLLSKYAAFSIPTLGIPLIFLISTLVAVLVSPKRSGFKRWYEVLANTSEQVFPLLATVISVGVLVNIMTATGVRGLIAITFVTLPVVLIYVFAPFVLPLAQGSLSYSSGIILGTPLIFLFNSVGVNVTIIATALSLLYPLGDCLPPSRISGRVAVDVSGYKGSYMSFLGAILVPCIFMAVVAVLMLIYANKLSWLIVY
- a CDS encoding DUF6305 family protein, producing MKKISLSLLVTMLLCLALAAGSFAAVTGAEAPKGDLPLLVTNAGQGPGGKMGRLLIRRAKAVEDLTYNAEPKPEDLVAGGFKTMVVVIGSSAKGLGASGITIDQEIVRLDAMMAKAKELGIQVIAAHIEGKARRGKPGSADERSIDAIIPLADQIVVNKEGDADGKFTNLAKEKNIPITYLDSAMDLGEFVKMMYAK
- a CDS encoding deacylase, which translates into the protein MAFNYEKGAVARKLAFLAVAGVMAWLGGKEFLELRNYKEQVVVSDSFTEKKMLSDWFPPIKGTGVDTPVYVFDSGVPGGSMFYLGGTHPYEPATSMSAYVMMENIKVKKGRVLIAPHANYSASTVGMLGNAYPKFFHVETDHGLRRYRIGDRNTAPVDQWPDPFTYVHYPSGQNLDYTDSRNLNRTYPGRPDGNLTEQLTWAIMEVNRKENITLFVDSHEASLMYPVVATYVAHDRSLDMAMMASMVLTASEFPMKCEASPKSLRGLSHRDAGDFCDSYVVLMETPEPFIDRVAGKITEKLMMDGKDEFLQTAADHGLLYCDYDIKDGCPMWDRVGRHLSGALEMINQMNDFLIDEPEKELLVEFPRHPDLKEKGLGAFLHDPATADPKKVFLD
- a CDS encoding class I SAM-dependent methyltransferase, which produces MELKLRELEGTALITVVARARASQNPDEDFYDPWAEEIVGNLTPEQIKSVETGRINAGVLVRELAFDAAVAKILKEKPQGVVANLGAGLDSRPFRLGDLAARWYDYDLPDGIAARRSVYAEDAAHHFIAADVLQPEFVELLPPRVDLFYACGVLMYLKADALNEMFARLARHSPGAAVLFDTATPFFARHAHRIVRGVKPGLFGGWGFKYDARPEQVKALFPVLGDIEVSNYGDSGLLRRLHGSMKLFFRLLRPVFTDSLFVTARLGERPLFF
- a CDS encoding C69 family dipeptidase — its product is MKLNRKVLVGALLALSLTAQASFACTVIAVGKKASVDGSAMITHNDDSRTANSRLYIVPEADWPEGSMRAIVKDQHGYPGEQQKLDETPQVKHTYRYFSSRYSFMNEKGVAMSEATNGVDDTDERALKVKQIMEKDAVGSLDAWSLQDIALERASTAREAVKVMGEMVEKHGFYDLSETMPITDGNEVWIFEVYGNGIWAAWRMPDDHIFVAANRARLRNLNLDDKENVMACPDIVDFAVKNGFVDAKKVDRKNFSPADVYCPSTELYAMRREWRVLSLIAPSKTFDPNAMELPMSIVPDKKVSVQDIFTITGDWYGGTPYDLSKGPAAGPWGNPIRFANSSKTKPGSTWERSINMMRTCYVHIAQVRGDLPEEIRGISWFGYGASDTTYITPLWPIMRKLPDFYNIGDRFHPYDSKSGWWVNTRVQEIAGLHYQDARKDIHAARDEKLQPLYVLTPMVQDKAAELIKAGKRDEAVSLITDFAYANAVDFNQRWQTLGDVLLGKYALGYVNFKTTPYPQEWNDFIGYGPVTRPAK